The genomic segment TAGAATTTAATGCAAATGCCTTTCACATTAAAGTTTCACAGCTTAGCCGGGCTGTTGAAAACCTCAATACCGATCATACTGTGAAGACACATCTTGACGAAACGGATGTCGGATCGATCAGGGAACTCGGAAGAGCGATTGATCAATGGCAGCAGCTCTTAAAGCGTTACGAATCATCCCTCCACGCAGAAATTTCAAAACTGAGTTCCATTGGCTCTCAATTCGAAGAAACCGATCAGAAACTGGCCCAATCTCTTACCGCTCATTTCGGAAAATGAAGAGGTGTTTCCCTGTTGAAAATCCGTATAGCCGAGTCGATCAGAATTGAAGAACAGTTGTCATCCAAAGTGGAGAACACGACGGAAGCGCTTCGAAAGGTGCAGAGTGAAATCAATGACTTCACAGCGCTGCGCTTCGGGGGCGAGACATCGGACAGCATCCGCTCGTACTTCGGGGAAGTCCATCTCCCCCTGATCAAAAGTCTGATTCAGGCAGGTGAGGGACTGGATCAGTCCTATAAGAAAATGATGCAACGCTTTAGCGCGCAGGTGGACAGTTCCTCGCATGCGGTGATCCGGTCAGAACATCTGGATGAGGTGCACAAAGATCTGCAGCGGCTGAAAAGCCATTTTGACCAGATCCATCATCAGCTGTCGACAGATGTCCGCTCAGCCGGAGATATTTCCAGTTTTCATATCCCTTCGGCAGCCCGTATGGATGAGGCAGTCGAACGACAGAAACATGAGGTCAGCCGATTAAAGGATCATTTCAGCACTTTTGGTTCAGCCGATTATGCAGGGAACATCACGCCTCTTCTGTCAGCCATCGGGCATGCCATGTCTAAAATCAAAAAGGATTACACTCCACATTTTGGCGAGGGTTCATTTTACACTGCAGGATCATTTGCCAGCTCAGATATTGGGGAAGAGCTGGTGAGGAGAACGAAGGTTGTGGCGAAAAAATCTGTTCAGTCTGAACCAAAACAGGAACTTTCCGAGGATCCTGGTCAACTAACTATTAATGCGGCATCGGCTGTTACTGCCGGTCTTCCCGCGTTAATAGCGAGAACTAAAGGGCTGAAGATGAAAAGAGCAGGAAAATATATCAGAATTACTGGCGGGAAGAAAAATCTGAAACTGTTTTTTGACAGGTGGGGAAAATCGAAAACATTCAGTAACTTTAATGTTAGTTTATCAAATGGACAGAATGTTAGTGTGGGAAGAAGGGTAATCGATGGAAAGTCAGTCATGTCGAGACAAGGACGTCATTTAATTTCTGAGTCAAGCGCTGTGAGAAATTATTTAACTAAGAACAAATTAAAAGTTTTCGGAAGAGAATTTAAAAGCAATCTAAATGACCTATGGAATTTTGTGAGTAAAGACAGCTGGTCTAAGGTTGGACATGTTGGCAAATTTGGGAAGTCATTGGGAGTGGCTGGTCTTGGATTTACAGTCTACTCGGATATTAACGCTTACCGTAATGAAAAAATGAGTGTTGAAAAGGCAGCTAAAATATCAGGGGATATCGCTGTTGATACAACTACTGGTGCAGGTGCTGTGGCTGCAGGTGCAGCTGTTGGATCATTTTTTGCTCCACCAATTGGAACAGCCGTTGGGGCAGGTGCAGGCTTCCTTGCTAACACGGCTTTAAATGTCAAATTTATTAAGGGAAAAAGCATTGTTGACTGGAGTAAAATTGGAATGCACAAATTAGGTCAAGGCATTGCTTCATGGTTCGATAACCATTGATGAGAGGGAAACACTTTATGAAGATTTTTAAGAACTATTCCGAAGAAGACTTTGAGTATTTTAAAAATGGTGTAGTATCAGGACGACTGAACCCCGTAAGAATGGGGAAATTGCTCTGGGTGTTCCCGTTGCTCTCCCTGTTATTTGTATTTGTTGTTTCATTTGCAGTTTTTGACGAATCAACGCGTCGTTTATATAGTGGATGGATATCGATATTTTATATACAGTGGGGATCCATAATCGTCTTTGGAATTATTTGTATCTTTTTTCTCTTTAAAAGAGTAAGTTTAAAATTTCAAAGAACACAGATGATAATACTTATCCTGAGTTCCTGTCAACTGGCGTATGATATGGCGCTTTTTGCGTTTATAAAAACGAAAATTGATTTTGCCACCTTTCCGTTTACTCCTGTCATGAATCTCTACACTTTGTCTGTCTTTCTCATTTTTTGTTTCTCAATTTTAAGGGCAGTGAATCTGCTAAAAAAGGGAGCATTTAGAAAAAATGGTTGGGGTTTGCTGGGACGACAGTATAATGAAAAGACTTCAAGTTTCTCTAATGTTGCAATATTTGCATTAGTTGGATCTGTTATTGGCCTGATCGCCATGTCATTGTTTGGGGCGCTTGGACAGGATGTCCTTATTATCGTTGTTATGCTTTTTGTGTCAATCTCAATTTTTTCTGTCGGTATCACAGAATTTATTTTTGTTCTATACTGCAAGATTCGGTTCCCGTCGTTTAATATTTCAATGAGGGATCAGAAACAGATCGACAAAGAAGATGCTGAAATAGATGATTTGATTGTACAAATTGAAAAAGAGAATCGGCAAGAGTTTAAGAAACTGAAAAGAGAAAGAAAACAGGAAAGAAAAAAGCGTAAGCGAAATCGATGGTGGGATGCGAAGTGATCTATTGAAACATTCAACGTCAGACAGGTACGGTAATTGGTGCTGAAGTAGGATTTGGTGTCAGCATGCCTGCTAGTGCAAACATAGTTCAAGGAAAAGTAAGCCCGTTTAACATTCGTTTCATTAAAAGGAGTAGCCGTATTAATGATAAAACAAAGTTCACTTGTTTTGCTGAATCTCCTGAGTCGGAAGGTCATCTGTCGTGACAGCAGCTGGTATGAAGAGGGAGAGGAACTGAGGCGGCTGGCGCTTGAAAGTGGTGTTTACCCGAACGGGCCACTTGTCATGACGGCTGCAGAAGTACCACATGAACCGGAATTTACTGAGTACACCGTGTATCTTCCGGTCAGTTCGCCGCTAAGCGTGGATGGAGACGATTCCCCTGGCTTTCTTGAAATGCTTCAACTACGCCGGACGCTGGTGTTTCGTCATTATGAGGCAGACGAACCGTTTACCCATACCTGTCAGATGATCGAAGCGTACGCACAGCAGCATCGCATTATCCTGGACAAGCCCTTTTACCATGTCTGCCTGGAAGTGAACGGGGATGTCTTTTTTGACATTCATGCGCCTGTTAAGGAAGTGACAGTGAAATGATCGTTGAAAACGATTCGATTGAACTGAAAAATGTTGTTTCCCGCAAATATGGGCTACATTATTCGCAGTTTCCGGAAGTCATGAAGGATTTTTATCAATTGTTGCATGATAAAAAACTGACACCGACAGGTACTCTGTTCTATACCTTGAATAATATCCCGATTGATGAACAAATGGCAGTTGAAGTTTTTGCGACCGTTAAGGAATCATATGTTCCTCAGGATACCGACCTGTTTTTCCGCAGTTACTTTACAGTGACCGATATGATCATGACTTACTACTTTGGGGATGTGGAAAAACTGACTGAGCTGGCTTATGCAGAGCTCATCCGGTTTGTTGAGGAAAACGATTTTGAGCTGGCTTCGCCGTTCTTTCATTTTTTTAAAGGGGATCAGAATTTCCAGTATATTGAATTGAAAGTGGGTGTTCGGTAATGGGTGACTATGGATCGCAGATCAACGAATCGTCACTCCTGTTATTCAATGTATTGAGCCGGACTGAAGTGATTGAGAAGGAACTCTGGCTTGAACGCACAGAAGAACTGAAAATGATGGCGATCCGGCACAGCCTTTACCCAAT from the Sporolactobacillus sp. Y61 genome contains:
- a CDS encoding TIGR04197 family type VII secretion effector is translated as MRTIEFNANAFHIKVSQLSRAVENLNTDHTVKTHLDETDVGSIRELGRAIDQWQQLLKRYESSLHAEISKLSSIGSQFEETDQKLAQSLTAHFGK
- a CDS encoding T7SS effector LXG polymorphic toxin; translation: MKIRIAESIRIEEQLSSKVENTTEALRKVQSEINDFTALRFGGETSDSIRSYFGEVHLPLIKSLIQAGEGLDQSYKKMMQRFSAQVDSSSHAVIRSEHLDEVHKDLQRLKSHFDQIHHQLSTDVRSAGDISSFHIPSAARMDEAVERQKHEVSRLKDHFSTFGSADYAGNITPLLSAIGHAMSKIKKDYTPHFGEGSFYTAGSFASSDIGEELVRRTKVVAKKSVQSEPKQELSEDPGQLTINAASAVTAGLPALIARTKGLKMKRAGKYIRITGGKKNLKLFFDRWGKSKTFSNFNVSLSNGQNVSVGRRVIDGKSVMSRQGRHLISESSAVRNYLTKNKLKVFGREFKSNLNDLWNFVSKDSWSKVGHVGKFGKSLGVAGLGFTVYSDINAYRNEKMSVEKAAKISGDIAVDTTTGAGAVAAGAAVGSFFAPPIGTAVGAGAGFLANTALNVKFIKGKSIVDWSKIGMHKLGQGIASWFDNH
- a CDS encoding DUF5085 family protein gives rise to the protein MIVENDSIELKNVVSRKYGLHYSQFPEVMKDFYQLLHDKKLTPTGTLFYTLNNIPIDEQMAVEVFATVKESYVPQDTDLFFRSYFTVTDMIMTYYFGDVEKLTELAYAELIRFVEENDFELASPFFHFFKGDQNFQYIELKVGVR